The window CCGGCCGAAATCGAGCCGTTGGCAACGTTCGCGAGCACTGTGCCGCTCGTACCACCCAGCGTCGCGCGCTTCAGTTCGATGTCGTCGTACGTGAGCGCACCGACCATCCGCCCTTCGGGGTCGACCAGGCCGACCGCTCGCAATTGCGCGATCGTCACTGCATCGCGGTCGCCCTTGCCGTTCGCGAGACCGGTCAATACGCGGTTGCCTTCGGCGCCGGTGAAGTCGACGACCGAACCGCCGATGCCGCGCGCGACGGTCACGCTGTTCGTGCTCGCATCGTGCTTCACGAGGCCGATCGCGCCGCTCGACAAATCATGTTGCATTTGATCGATCGAGGTTTCGGTTCGCGTCACGCGGCCGTCGAGCGTCGTCAGCGATCCGTCGATGCTCTTGATCGCGCTGCCGACGTCCGTCATCGTCCTGCCGTCCACCGTGTAGGTCGGGGCGGCAATCGAGCCGTCGGCATTGACCGTGGCGCCGCCGCCCAGCGCAGCGGCGACGCTCGCCGCCGTGCCGTGCAGTTGGGAGCCGTTCACCGCTTCGCTGCTGGCGGCATTAACCGCGCCATTGGCGACGCCTTTGAGCGTGCGAGCGCCGTCGGCGCCGGTGAAGTCCACCGCCGTGCCACCCTTGGTGCTGGCGACGGTAACGTCCGCGCCTGCGCTTGCCTGCTGCACGAGACCTGCCGTGCCATCCGAGATTCCGGACAGCGAGTTCTGAAGGTCGGCGATGTTGGTTTCCGCCGTGCCGACGCGCGTGTCGAGTCCGCCAATGGCCGAGGTGTTTTTCGCGATATCGGTTTCTGTGGTGTCGACGCGCTTGCCGATGTCGGTGATACCCGTCGCGTTGTCCGCAATGTTTTTGTTGGCGGCGGTAAGGTTACCGTCCAGTGCGTTGAGCGCACCGCCGACATCGCGGTGCGTGCCGCCGTTGGCGAGCGTATAGGTCGGCGCAGCGATTGTACCGTCCGGGTTGACACCGGCACGACCGCCCAGCACTGTCGTCACGCCCTTGAGTTGCGAGAGGTTGACCGCGTCCGTGTCCTGCGTGCCGCGCGCTACGCTGATGATCTGGCGTGTCGCCGTGGCCGTGCCATCGCCGCCGCTGCCTACCGAGACGGCAGACAGGCTGCTGCCGCCTTGGCCGGCAGCCCGATTGGCGATGGATTGGCTGCCCAACGCAACGCCGTCGTTCACCGTCGCGGACGCCGTTGCGCCAAGCGCCATCGCGCCCGCTGCGGTGGCGCGCGTGCCGGTGCCGATCGCAATGGAATCGTCGCCCGACGCAGCGGTGTTGTCGGTCGTGTTCTGAGTCGCGTCTTGGTCGCCGGAATCGGCCGTGGCAGCTGCGCCGAACGCGATGGAGCGCGCCCCCGATGCATCAGCGGATGTGCCGATGGCATTCGCATCCACGCCCCGGCTCGTCGCCAGCGTGCCTAATGCATTGGAGCGATTCGCGACTGCCGCTGTAAAGGAGCCGAGGGCGATCGATTGCGAGCCGCTACTGTAGGATGCCGAGCCGAATGCAAGCGTGTTGCGTCCGAGCGCATTGGCGAAGCCGCCAAAAGCGGCCGCGCCGATCCCGCTGGCA is drawn from Burkholderia diffusa and contains these coding sequences:
- a CDS encoding YadA-like family protein, with the translated sequence MNKVYRVIWNVATGVWVAADERVKSFGKTKSARSAAAGSATGASPKFTRLFAVGKLALPCAASGADAQRRVWVLCALVAMTAAGFAVPSFATAAEETLLGEGASAQADNKWGIKILGNRRTDGLGFDINSDNSGVAATAIGSYAGATGLGATAVGSNSLASGIGAAAFGGFANALGRNTLAFGSASYSSGSQSIALGSFTAAVANRSNALGTLATSRGVDANAIGTSADASGARSIAFGAAATADSGDQDATQNTTDNTAASGDDSIAIGTGTRATAAGAMALGATASATVNDGVALGSQSIANRAAGQGGSSLSAVSVGSGGDGTATATRQIISVARGTQDTDAVNLSQLKGVTTVLGGRAGVNPDGTIAAPTYTLANGGTHRDVGGALNALDGNLTAANKNIADNATGITDIGKRVDTTETDIAKNTSAIGGLDTRVGTAETNIADLQNSLSGISDGTAGLVQQASAGADVTVASTKGGTAVDFTGADGARTLKGVANGAVNAASSEAVNGSQLHGTAASVAAALGGGATVNADGSIAAPTYTVDGRTMTDVGSAIKSIDGSLTTLDGRVTRTETSIDQMQHDLSSGAIGLVKHDASTNSVTVARGIGGSVVDFTGAEGNRVLTGLANGKGDRDAVTIAQLRAVGLVDPEGRMVGALTYDDIELKRATLGGTSGTVLANVANGSISAGSMDAVNGSQLYAMQQEFENRHNGLINRIDVVEQAVSNGNGSGNIGGDGSQATGNNSTGLGQNANASGSGSAAIGQDSNASGSNSTAVGQGSNASGENATALGQGSTASGKDAVALGQNSVADRENSVSVGSVGNERQITNVADGTAPTDAVNVRQMNSALGSLRSDVEDYRRDSNAGTASAVAIANLPQAALPGESMVSVAGGTYAGQSAVAFGLSTATRNGKWVAKASGSTNTRGTVAVGAGVGYRW